In Alteromonas sp. RKMC-009, the genomic stretch CGTGAGTCAGCGTTTCACCGTAGGGATAGTAGCGCGAAAGACGGGCTTCCACAGAAACACCCGGAAAACGGTGTTGCTGGGCAGAAAACAATGCCACTTCTTCTTCATTTAGCTGGGTGCGCAGAGCGATGGGCTTAAACCGTCGTTGTCCGCGGTATATTTTGAGAAAATTGTCCCTTTCTTCCTGCGTGATCCCCATGAGAGCAGACAGGCTGTCCAGGGTGTCGTCCAGACTGTCGACTTCTTCAGGAATGACTTCCAGGCTGAATACCGGCCGGTTTTCAGCCAGCAAAATACCGTTGCGGTCGTAAATTAATCCCCGGTTAGGGGCAATGGGTAGTACTTTAATGCGGTTACCGTTGGAGCGGGTCTGATAAGCATCGTGCTGTTCAACTTGCAGTACGTAGAGATTACTCACCACGATACCGAGCATGGCAAACACAATAAGCAGTGAAACAGCGGCGCGGCGGGCAAACAGGTTCGCTTCCGCTGTATGGTCACGAATCGCCTGACGTTTACGGGCCATGGTTATTCCCGGTGATACGGATGGTTCTGGGTAACAGACCAGGCGCGATATAAGCTTTCCGCCACAATAATGCGCACCAGAGGGTGGGGTAATGTCAGATTAGAAAGTGACCAGCGCTGTTCCGATGCGGCAATACACTCAGGGGCGAGTCCTTCCGGGCCCCCGATGAGTAAACTTACGTCACGCCCGTCCATCTTCCAGGCATCAAGTTGTCTGGCAAGTTGGGGGGTGTCCCAGGGCTTACCGGTGACTTCCAGTGTGACGATGCGGTTTCCCTTCGGGATTGCCCCCAGCGTTGCTTCTCCTTCCTTTTGAAGGATGCGCGGAATATCAGCATTTTTGCCACGCTTTCCCGCGGCAATTTCAGTAAAGCTGACAGGCATGTCAGCGGGAAAACGGCGCACAAACTCATCAACACCCCTGGCAACCCAGTCAGGCATTTTAGTTCCTACCGCAACGATTTGAATTTTCACCGTTTTACAACTTCCCGGTTGAGCGATTTGAAGTGATAAGTCTTGCCGGAACGCCGCTGACAGTCAACGCCGTGGCATACTGATGGCTGATGTTCAGCCCCAGAGCTTTTCAAGCTGGTAGAAATCTCTGGCTTCATCCTGCATGACATGCACGATGATGTCGCCAAGATCAACAAGAACCCATTCACCGGTCTCTTTGCCTTCAATGCTCAGAGGCGGATGTCCGGCCTGTTTCATTTCTACATGCAGATTATCCGCGATAGACACCACGTGTCGCTTGGAATTACCCGAGCAGATAATCATCAGGTCAGTAATTGTCGACTTACCTTTTACGTCCAGTTGAATGACATCACGGGCTTTCATGTCGTCGATTTTATCTAACACGAATTGTTTGAACTGGTTACTGTCCAAAAGTTCTCCTCAAATACACAAAAAATTAACGTACAACATTTTAACTATAGCGAATTTTACCGCAATTCCCACACCGGTGTCAGTGCAGGTCCGGCATCAAAGTTAATCCGTTAAGCTCTATGCCCATGAACAACATACAAAGGTGTGCAAGCTTGATAAAAGGCCTTTCCACTGTATTTTGTTTAAAAGCAAAGTCGGCCTGTTCCAGCGCCTCTCTGATATGGTCAAGGTGGGCAGCGCTCAGCCGGTTCAGTGCCGACTGATAACAGCCCTGACGATTTTTCCAGATCCCGAACTTCATCCACTGGACAGGTTGTCCGGACGATCTGACTTCGTGTAACTGGCTTAAGGTCTGCCATTCACGAATAAATGCCCAGATCAGGATATTAGGTTCAATGCCCTCACTTTCCAGACGGTACAACATGCGGATACAGCGCTGCCGGTCTCCGTTCAGCATGACATCAACCAGCTGAAATACATTGAATCTGGATTGATCGACAATGGCCGCTTCTACCTGTTCAGGTGTAATGGCCTGTCCGGCATAAACCAGCGATAACTTCTGGATTTCCTGATGAGCGGCCAGCATATTGCCCTCACACATATCTGCAATCATGCGGACACAGGCTGCATCGCCGTTAAGTCCGGCTTTTTGCATAGTCTGCTGGATCCATGTGTGAAGATTATTACCTTCCAGTGCATAGCAAATGGAATGAATGCCGGTATCGTCAAGAACCTTGAACCATTTGGCTTTTTGTACATCTTTGCCAATACGGGGACCGTGGATCAGTAACAGAATGTCGTTACCCAGATTCGCTGCTACTGATTGCAGGGTCTGACTACCCTCAGTACCGGGTTTTCCGGTAGGTAGCTCCAGTTCAATAATCTGTTGCGAAGCAAATAAAGACAAAGATTGAGTGGCCTCAATTAACTGACTCCAGTTAAAACCACTGTCGGCAACTAATACTGTCCGCTCAGTGAAGCCCTGAGCTCTGGCTTTTTCCCGCACCGCTTCGATCATGGAAAATTTTTGCTGTGGCTCATCACCAAAAAGCAAATAACAAGGCTTGAGGTCTTTATCTAGTTCCGCTTCAAAACGGTTTGGATAGATTTGCATGGCAGTTGTTTATTC encodes the following:
- the rlmH gene encoding 23S rRNA (pseudouridine(1915)-N(3))-methyltransferase RlmH encodes the protein MKIQIVAVGTKMPDWVARGVDEFVRRFPADMPVSFTEIAAGKRGKNADIPRILQKEGEATLGAIPKGNRIVTLEVTGKPWDTPQLARQLDAWKMDGRDVSLLIGGPEGLAPECIAASEQRWSLSNLTLPHPLVRIIVAESLYRAWSVTQNHPYHRE
- the rsfS gene encoding ribosome silencing factor, encoding MDSNQFKQFVLDKIDDMKARDVIQLDVKGKSTITDLMIICSGNSKRHVVSIADNLHVEMKQAGHPPLSIEGKETGEWVLVDLGDIIVHVMQDEARDFYQLEKLWG
- the holA gene encoding DNA polymerase III subunit delta, producing the protein MQIYPNRFEAELDKDLKPCYLLFGDEPQQKFSMIEAVREKARAQGFTERTVLVADSGFNWSQLIEATQSLSLFASQQIIELELPTGKPGTEGSQTLQSVAANLGNDILLLIHGPRIGKDVQKAKWFKVLDDTGIHSICYALEGNNLHTWIQQTMQKAGLNGDAACVRMIADMCEGNMLAAHQEIQKLSLVYAGQAITPEQVEAAIVDQSRFNVFQLVDVMLNGDRQRCIRMLYRLESEGIEPNILIWAFIREWQTLSQLHEVRSSGQPVQWMKFGIWKNRQGCYQSALNRLSAAHLDHIREALEQADFAFKQNTVERPFIKLAHLCMLFMGIELNGLTLMPDLH